In a genomic window of Sandaracinaceae bacterium:
- a CDS encoding pyridoxal-phosphate dependent enzyme, whose product MQLPQPDDVLDARARIHKHIRVTPVMQSDSLDALTGMTLFWKCENLQRAGAFKFRGATNAVLQLDDATRARGVATHSSGNHGAALALAAQRAGLPATVVMPSNSVASKRAAVLTFGGRVVSCEPTAAARVAGLEQVVRETGATPVHPFEHPHVVAGQGTATLELLEQAEALHTILVPVGGGGLLGGTLLAVRAVGLPVHVIGCEPAGAADAERSFRAGERLVDFVPDTVADGLRTPLGEVGFALMMRDAADVVSVSERALLVAMRLIWERLKLVVEPSSAVPLAALLPGGPLHETLRGRRVGLVLSGGNVDLDALPVMPPLGFHDPVST is encoded by the coding sequence ATGCAGCTCCCGCAGCCGGACGACGTCCTCGACGCGCGCGCGCGCATCCACAAGCACATTCGCGTGACGCCTGTGATGCAGTCGGACTCGCTCGACGCGCTCACGGGCATGACGCTGTTCTGGAAGTGCGAGAACCTGCAGCGCGCAGGCGCGTTCAAGTTCCGAGGGGCCACCAACGCCGTGCTGCAGCTGGACGACGCCACGCGCGCGCGCGGCGTGGCCACCCACTCGTCGGGCAACCACGGAGCGGCGCTGGCGCTCGCGGCACAGCGTGCGGGGCTGCCGGCCACGGTGGTGATGCCCAGCAACAGCGTGGCCAGCAAGCGCGCCGCCGTGCTGACGTTCGGCGGGCGCGTGGTGTCCTGCGAGCCCACCGCGGCCGCACGCGTGGCCGGCCTCGAGCAGGTGGTGCGCGAGACTGGCGCGACCCCGGTGCACCCCTTCGAGCACCCGCACGTGGTGGCCGGTCAGGGCACCGCCACGCTCGAGCTGCTGGAGCAGGCCGAGGCGCTGCACACCATCCTGGTGCCCGTGGGTGGCGGCGGGCTGCTCGGTGGCACGCTGTTGGCGGTGCGCGCCGTGGGGCTGCCGGTGCACGTCATCGGCTGTGAGCCAGCGGGCGCGGCCGACGCCGAGCGCAGCTTTCGCGCGGGCGAGCGCTTGGTGGACTTCGTGCCCGACACCGTGGCCGACGGCCTGCGCACGCCGCTCGGCGAGGTGGGCTTCGCGCTCATGATGCGTGACGCGGCCGACGTGGTCAGCGTGTCCGAGCGCGCGCTGCTCGTTGCCATGCGCCTGATCTGGGAGCGCTTGAAGCTGGTGGTCGAGCCGTCGTCGGCGGTTCCGCTCGCGGCGCTGTTGCCGGGTGGCCCGCTGCACGAGACGCTCCGCGGGCGCCGCGTGGGGCTGGTGCTGAGCGGGGGCAACGTGGACCTCGACGCGCTGCCGGTGATGCCGCCCCTTGGCTTCCACGACCCCGTGTCCACGTGA
- a CDS encoding transglutaminase family protein yields the protein MLYDISLRITYRYEHPANAGRHLLRVMPADLPGEQRRLSGTLDVSPTCGQQLGFRDFFGNEVLRLSLASAHDELAITVKARVDRTTRAPRVDTSPPFDALGDVVARELTLAGTSPHHFVIPSARVPLSSMLRDFAQACIPENVTTLRAVHALGEALHEELIFDADATTVDTPAEEAFIARRGVCQDFAHIMIGCLRGVGVPAGYVSGFLRTEPPPGCARLDGADAMHAWVRAWCGPSLGWVEYDPTNGVQVRDDHVVVARGRDYSDVAPVRGVLRTAGTQRSIHLVDMVPLPDPDDDERS from the coding sequence ATGCTGTACGACATCTCGCTGCGCATCACCTACCGGTACGAGCACCCCGCCAACGCGGGGCGCCACCTGCTGCGTGTGATGCCCGCGGACCTGCCAGGGGAGCAGCGCCGGCTGAGCGGCACACTGGACGTGAGCCCCACGTGCGGCCAGCAGCTGGGCTTCCGCGACTTCTTCGGCAACGAGGTGCTGCGCCTGTCGCTGGCGTCCGCGCACGACGAGCTGGCCATCACGGTGAAAGCGCGCGTGGACCGCACCACCCGGGCTCCGCGCGTGGACACGTCTCCGCCGTTCGACGCGCTGGGCGACGTGGTCGCGCGCGAGCTCACGCTGGCCGGCACCTCGCCGCACCACTTCGTCATCCCCTCGGCGCGCGTCCCTTTGAGCAGCATGCTGCGGGACTTCGCACAGGCCTGCATCCCCGAGAACGTCACCACCCTGCGGGCGGTGCACGCGCTCGGCGAGGCGCTTCACGAAGAGCTCATCTTCGACGCCGACGCCACCACCGTGGACACCCCCGCCGAGGAGGCCTTCATCGCGCGCCGCGGCGTGTGCCAGGACTTCGCGCACATCATGATCGGCTGCTTGCGCGGCGTGGGTGTGCCGGCCGGCTACGTGAGTGGCTTCTTGCGCACCGAGCCCCCTCCGGGCTGCGCGCGTTTGGACGGCGCCGACGCCATGCACGCCTGGGTGCGCGCCTGGTGCGGGCCCTCCCTGGGCTGGGTGGAGTACGACCCCACCAACGGCGTACAGGTGCGCGATGATCACGTGGTGGTCGCGCGGGGGCGGGACTACAGCGACGTGGCGCCGGTGCGCGGGGTGCTGCGGACCGCCGGCACACAGCGGAGCATCCACTTGGTGGACATGGTGCCGCTGCCGGATCCGGACGACGACGAGCGAAGCTGA
- a CDS encoding circularly permuted type 2 ATP-grasp protein, with protein MGGRPMPNPPPSKLLEGYRPWAGVPDELMDASRAVRPGWRALLEHIAPLSAAEMQERFLRGDQYLRDAGVYFRQYGQEASSLEREWPLSHIPVIIHEREWSAISAGLIQRAELLEAVAADLYGENTLVRDGHLPASLVAGNSEWLRPLVGVEPASGHFLHFLAFEIGRGPGGRWWVLGDRTQAPSGAGFALENRVATSRVFADLFASSNVHRLAGFFQAFRDTLQGLRAEDDSQVAILTPGPHNDTYFEHAYIARYLGFALLEGEDLVVTDGRVMVRTVSGLQPVSVLFRRLDASFADPLELDERSGLGTPGMVDAVRRKGVTLVNALGVGVLETRALLAFVPKLCEALRGEPLLLPNIATWWCGQEAELAHVRANLERVMVGPALSTRLPFDADGAILVAGRPRELTLAEVDAQLTEHGANWIAQEAVTLSTTPAFVDGQLRPRPMSVRVFLARTPEGWRVMPGGFARIGRNEDAGAIAMQRGGSVADVWILSDAPVEAPTLLPSPTAPFLRTLHGTLTSRSADNLFWLGRYVERVEAILRLLRAYHVRLAETANPNAPLCRSLHAHLSSFGAAPHEPIPAGLLSTLESVVQSASHVRDLFSVDGWLALHDLDKSARRFAKKRMGADDAARAVSVLLRKVSGFSGLVHENMYHFTGWRFLRVGRALERASLTIQTLERLAESPTDHASLDLAVELCDSVMTHRRRYVVATTRETVIDLLALDGQNPRSVRFQVDAIREHSEALPGVEEDGDLSDFAHAGERLHARLMLATVTDLTGDALRALRSDLGHLSELLTAAYLR; from the coding sequence ATGGGCGGGCGCCCCATGCCGAACCCCCCCCCAAGCAAGCTGCTCGAGGGATACCGCCCTTGGGCCGGTGTCCCGGACGAGCTCATGGACGCGTCCCGCGCGGTGCGGCCCGGCTGGCGGGCGCTCCTCGAGCACATCGCGCCGCTCTCGGCGGCCGAGATGCAGGAGCGCTTCCTGCGCGGCGACCAGTACCTGCGCGACGCGGGCGTGTACTTCCGCCAGTACGGGCAGGAGGCCAGCTCGCTCGAGCGCGAGTGGCCGCTCAGCCACATCCCGGTGATCATCCACGAGCGCGAGTGGAGCGCCATCTCGGCGGGCTTGATCCAGCGCGCCGAGCTGCTCGAGGCGGTGGCGGCCGACCTCTACGGCGAGAACACGCTGGTGCGCGACGGGCACCTGCCCGCGTCGCTGGTGGCGGGCAACTCCGAGTGGCTGCGGCCGCTCGTGGGCGTCGAGCCCGCGTCGGGGCACTTCCTGCACTTCTTGGCGTTCGAGATCGGGCGCGGACCGGGTGGTCGCTGGTGGGTGCTGGGGGACCGCACGCAGGCTCCGTCGGGCGCTGGCTTCGCGCTCGAGAACCGGGTGGCCACCTCACGCGTGTTCGCGGACCTCTTCGCCAGCTCCAACGTGCACCGCCTGGCGGGCTTCTTCCAGGCTTTCCGCGACACGCTGCAGGGCCTGCGCGCCGAGGACGACAGCCAGGTGGCCATCCTCACGCCCGGCCCGCACAACGACACGTACTTCGAGCACGCCTACATCGCGCGCTACCTGGGCTTCGCGCTGCTCGAGGGCGAAGACCTGGTGGTCACCGACGGTCGCGTGATGGTGCGCACCGTGTCGGGCCTTCAGCCCGTGAGCGTGCTCTTCCGGCGCCTGGACGCCAGCTTCGCGGACCCGCTCGAGCTGGACGAGCGCTCCGGTCTCGGCACGCCCGGAATGGTGGACGCCGTGCGCCGCAAGGGCGTCACGCTGGTGAACGCGCTCGGCGTGGGTGTGCTCGAGACGCGCGCGCTCTTGGCCTTCGTGCCGAAGCTCTGCGAGGCCCTGCGTGGTGAGCCGCTGCTGTTGCCCAACATCGCCACGTGGTGGTGCGGGCAAGAGGCCGAGCTGGCGCACGTGCGCGCCAACCTCGAGCGCGTGATGGTGGGCCCCGCGCTCTCCACGCGCCTGCCCTTCGACGCGGACGGCGCCATCTTGGTGGCGGGGCGTCCGCGCGAGCTCACGCTGGCCGAGGTGGACGCGCAGCTCACGGAGCACGGCGCCAACTGGATCGCTCAAGAGGCCGTGACGCTCTCCACCACGCCAGCGTTCGTGGACGGTCAGCTGCGGCCACGCCCCATGAGCGTGCGCGTGTTCTTGGCCCGCACGCCCGAGGGCTGGCGCGTCATGCCCGGCGGCTTCGCGCGCATCGGCCGCAACGAGGACGCGGGCGCCATCGCCATGCAGCGCGGCGGCTCGGTGGCCGACGTCTGGATCCTGAGCGACGCGCCGGTGGAGGCGCCCACGCTGCTGCCCAGCCCCACGGCGCCGTTCCTGCGCACGCTGCACGGCACGCTCACCAGCCGCTCGGCCGACAACCTGTTCTGGCTGGGCCGCTACGTGGAGCGCGTGGAGGCCATCCTGCGCCTGCTGCGCGCCTATCACGTGCGCTTGGCCGAGACCGCCAACCCGAACGCGCCGCTCTGCCGCAGCCTGCACGCGCACCTCTCGTCGTTCGGCGCAGCGCCGCACGAGCCCATCCCCGCGGGCCTCTTGAGCACGCTCGAGTCCGTGGTGCAGAGCGCCAGCCACGTGCGCGACCTGTTCTCCGTGGACGGCTGGCTGGCTCTGCACGACCTCGACAAGAGCGCGCGGCGCTTCGCCAAGAAGCGCATGGGGGCCGATGACGCCGCACGCGCGGTGAGCGTGCTGCTGCGCAAGGTCAGCGGCTTCTCGGGCCTCGTGCACGAGAACATGTACCACTTCACCGGGTGGCGCTTCCTGCGCGTGGGGCGCGCGCTCGAGCGGGCCTCGCTGACCATCCAGACCCTCGAGCGCCTGGCCGAGAGCCCAACCGACCACGCCTCGCTCGACCTGGCCGTGGAGCTCTGCGACAGCGTGATGACGCACCGTCGCCGCTACGTGGTGGCCACCACGCGCGAGACGGTCATTGACCTGTTGGCGCTGGACGGTCAGAACCCGCGCTCCGTGCGCTTTCAAGTGGACGCCATCCGTGAACACTCGGAGGCCCTCCCCGGGGTGGAGGAAGACGGTGACCTGTCCGACTTCGCGCACGCGGGCGAGCGGCTGCACGCGCGGCTCATGTTGGCCACCGTGACGGATCTGACGGGCGACGCCCTGCGCGCGCTGCGCTCTGACCTGGGCCACCTGTCCGAGCTGCTGACGGCTGCTTACCTCCGCTGA
- a CDS encoding tetratricopeptide repeat protein: MQDPQPPVEPTEPTDPQSSNDDEAARRHFRLGQAYYQNGQFPQAAIEFEQAYQLSGRPQLLYNIYLAHRDALHTRQSYEALRQYLDEVADPPDEDHLRARLHHLEEALAANPESDPEVQPDTETSDPTPTPVTTVTPDLSATAEPESSSPVPFVVMGAGGGMLVGGLVAALISRGARSDLDALCDADGGCPPDSNWESLRDKGQRSARTADVMIGVGAAAAVTGVVLYFVMRPGDDDERASSSDAESASVQGGFGCDATGCMATLGGQF; encoded by the coding sequence GTGCAAGACCCGCAGCCGCCCGTGGAGCCCACGGAGCCCACGGATCCCCAGTCGTCGAATGATGACGAAGCGGCGCGCCGCCACTTCCGCTTGGGCCAGGCGTACTACCAGAACGGACAATTCCCGCAGGCCGCCATCGAGTTCGAGCAGGCCTACCAGCTCTCGGGTCGCCCGCAGCTGCTCTACAACATCTACCTGGCTCACCGAGACGCGCTCCACACGCGGCAGTCCTACGAAGCGCTGCGCCAGTATTTGGACGAGGTGGCCGATCCGCCCGACGAAGATCACCTGCGCGCCCGCCTCCATCACCTCGAGGAGGCCCTGGCCGCGAACCCGGAGTCCGACCCGGAGGTCCAGCCGGACACCGAGACCAGCGATCCCACGCCAACGCCCGTGACCACGGTCACGCCCGACCTCTCCGCCACGGCCGAGCCCGAGTCGAGCTCGCCCGTTCCGTTCGTGGTGATGGGCGCAGGCGGCGGCATGCTGGTGGGCGGCCTCGTGGCGGCGCTCATCTCGCGTGGGGCCCGCAGCGACCTCGACGCGCTGTGCGACGCCGATGGCGGCTGCCCCCCGGACAGCAACTGGGAGAGCTTGCGGGACAAGGGGCAGCGCTCGGCCCGCACGGCCGACGTGATGATTGGCGTGGGGGCGGCGGCGGCGGTGACCGGCGTGGTGCTCTACTTCGTGATGCGCCCGGGTGACGACGACGAGCGCGCCAGCTCGAGCGACGCGGAGTCCGCGTCCGTGCAGGGCGGGTTCGGCTGTGACGCGACGGGCTGCATGGCCACCTTGGGAGGACAGTTCTGA
- a CDS encoding DsbA family protein, protein MPGPVEAAAPRSLHFEYWSDPLCIWAYVAQGKLERVIEEWGPHLSIRYRIVPVFGSLPRRFASGSWSAEGPAGRRVATAEVARAQGCHGVSGDLWTGDMPSSSWPAGAAAKAVFLLEQRGEAGPGSGAAYLRALRRRAFEANENICRRVVQLSVAEETGVDPQRLDALLDDGLPFALLAEDDEDRRTAGVRGSPSYVFDGGRAVLYGNFPFEVLHSTMEQLLRGLGIGASAC, encoded by the coding sequence ATGCCCGGACCTGTCGAAGCCGCCGCGCCCCGCTCCCTCCACTTCGAGTACTGGTCTGATCCACTCTGCATCTGGGCGTACGTCGCCCAGGGCAAGCTGGAGCGCGTGATCGAGGAGTGGGGCCCACACCTCTCCATCCGCTATCGCATCGTGCCGGTCTTCGGCAGCCTGCCGCGGCGCTTCGCGTCGGGGAGCTGGTCTGCCGAAGGGCCCGCAGGGCGCCGTGTGGCCACCGCCGAGGTGGCTCGCGCGCAGGGCTGCCACGGAGTCAGCGGGGATCTGTGGACGGGCGACATGCCCTCCTCCTCGTGGCCTGCGGGTGCCGCCGCGAAGGCGGTGTTCCTGCTCGAGCAGCGCGGCGAGGCGGGGCCCGGCAGCGGCGCAGCGTACCTGCGTGCGCTTCGACGACGGGCGTTCGAGGCCAACGAGAACATCTGCCGACGCGTGGTGCAGCTGTCCGTCGCCGAGGAGACGGGCGTCGACCCACAGCGCTTGGACGCGCTGCTCGATGACGGCTTGCCCTTCGCGTTGCTCGCCGAGGATGACGAGGATCGCCGCACGGCCGGCGTACGCGGCTCGCCCAGCTACGTCTTCGACGGTGGTCGCGCGGTGCTCTACGGGAACTTCCCCTTCGAGGTGTTGCACTCCACGATGGAGCAGCTGCTGCGCGGACTGGGCATCGGCGCCTCGGCCTGCTGA
- a CDS encoding rhodanese-like domain-containing protein: protein MLVDVRPLVDLTRGFGHIAGVRQRLGADVRASGLPLPKNTPVVLVCNNGHESRRLVIALVAEHGFTEVFHLVGGMLRWTAEERPVSMTPSWVVLP, encoded by the coding sequence GTGTTGGTGGATGTGCGGCCGCTCGTGGATCTCACGCGTGGGTTCGGGCACATCGCGGGGGTGCGGCAGCGGCTGGGGGCGGACGTGCGTGCGAGTGGGCTCCCACTGCCGAAGAACACGCCGGTGGTGCTGGTGTGCAACAACGGCCACGAGAGCCGACGCCTGGTCATCGCGCTCGTCGCGGAGCACGGCTTCACCGAGGTGTTCCACCTGGTGGGCGGGATGCTGCGGTGGACCGCCGAGGAGCGGCCCGTGAGCATGACGCCCAGCTGGGTGGTGCTGCCGTGA
- the folK gene encoding 2-amino-4-hydroxy-6-hydroxymethyldihydropteridine diphosphokinase — translation MSAAVFHPCASAGEVCYVGLGANLGDRHHSFDSALELMPGVVEAQSPRYETVPIGPPQPSFLNAAVRLRTALAPLQLLEALLAIERTLGRDRAQETRWGPRTLDLDVLLWPGRILDEPRLHVPHPRLEDRAFALAPLLDVLADGDPARRAAFERQLTALGGRPPLAVRPSGSPSNGPTCSEVVERANAGYPDAPGNSGAIAKK, via the coding sequence GTGAGCGCCGCCGTGTTCCACCCGTGCGCCTCAGCCGGCGAGGTCTGCTACGTGGGCCTCGGCGCGAACCTGGGCGACCGCCACCACTCCTTCGACAGCGCGCTCGAGCTCATGCCCGGCGTGGTGGAGGCGCAGAGCCCGCGCTACGAGACGGTGCCCATCGGGCCCCCGCAGCCTTCGTTCCTGAACGCGGCGGTGCGTCTCCGAACGGCGCTGGCCCCCCTCCAGCTGCTGGAAGCGCTGCTGGCCATCGAGCGCACGCTCGGCCGCGACCGCGCCCAGGAGACCCGCTGGGGTCCGCGGACGCTGGACCTCGACGTGCTTCTCTGGCCGGGGCGCATCCTGGACGAGCCGCGGCTCCATGTTCCCCATCCACGCCTGGAGGACCGGGCCTTCGCGTTGGCGCCCCTCCTGGACGTCCTGGCGGACGGTGACCCGGCGCGGCGCGCGGCTTTCGAGCGCCAGCTGACGGCCCTCGGAGGCCGCCCACCGCTGGCCGTCCGGCCCTCCGGCAGCCCGTCGAATGGGCCCACGTGTTCGGAGGTTGTAGAGCGCGCAAATGCTGGGTACCCTGACGCACCCGGAAATTCCGGAGCGATCGCGAAGAAGTAG
- a CDS encoding TIGR02266 family protein: MSDTRKDERTDLSLKVRFKSANLDEFVEHYSTDISRGGLFIKSKKPMAVGTLLKFEFQLKDQSRLIHGVGRVAWTRGEDVASENAPPGMGIKFIKMDAESRDLVHNIVERRGEQPGRYDEGDPAQAPQTSASFFPDGPPAELPAHEDRTNVRHAADFLASALAAGNADKTAAEEAAASAEAARRRGLEIQARREAEAKAGLGGGVADIPRTMAPAEGFDDEDEATVVADRGMLASDVAALMRGSNPPPEPVKRAGAAEGVVVAADPTPAPRKPVTQDKPVARDNPTSPAPISAPPASESNTGMMVAVLAVLLLIGGAVWFFAFREGPTPPQATPVAVEPNTDETALAPELPPEVPEAVVDAGTAAVVPEVAAVPVPTHDVSFTTTPAGAVVRVNGEERGTSPVSVALPIGQEVVVTLKAPGYAEESRTLTATETTGAQRVSLTRLPYVLKVETNAPNPTIGALRRTANASGEIELQTIPAVFQLAVMADGFVRVTRDLRSAEFVEENGAMRLTVQVQLTAREAPVRPTRAAPVEDPSSVQLPTPTMISTPEAEPEPSGTPEPAPAPAPAPEPAPAPAPAPAPAAGE, encoded by the coding sequence ATGTCCGACACCCGCAAAGACGAACGAACCGATCTCTCGCTGAAGGTGCGCTTCAAGAGCGCGAACCTGGATGAGTTTGTCGAGCACTACAGCACCGACATCTCGCGGGGTGGCCTCTTCATCAAGTCGAAGAAGCCCATGGCGGTCGGCACCCTGCTGAAATTCGAGTTCCAGCTCAAGGATCAGTCGCGCCTGATCCACGGGGTGGGGCGCGTGGCCTGGACGCGCGGTGAAGACGTCGCATCGGAGAACGCGCCGCCGGGCATGGGCATCAAGTTCATCAAGATGGACGCAGAGAGCCGTGACCTGGTGCACAACATCGTGGAGCGCCGCGGCGAGCAGCCTGGCCGCTACGATGAGGGCGATCCCGCACAGGCGCCGCAAACGTCGGCCAGCTTCTTCCCCGACGGCCCTCCCGCCGAGCTGCCGGCACACGAGGACCGCACCAACGTGCGCCACGCGGCGGACTTCCTGGCGTCCGCGCTCGCGGCGGGCAACGCCGACAAGACCGCTGCCGAAGAAGCGGCGGCCAGCGCAGAGGCCGCGCGTCGTCGTGGGCTCGAGATCCAGGCACGGCGCGAGGCCGAGGCCAAGGCCGGGCTCGGTGGCGGCGTGGCCGACATCCCGCGCACCATGGCCCCAGCCGAGGGCTTCGACGACGAAGACGAGGCTACGGTGGTCGCCGACCGCGGCATGCTCGCGTCGGACGTGGCCGCCCTCATGCGCGGCAGCAACCCTCCTCCCGAGCCCGTGAAGCGCGCCGGTGCCGCCGAGGGTGTGGTCGTCGCGGCAGACCCCACGCCCGCCCCGCGCAAGCCCGTCACGCAGGACAAGCCGGTCGCGCGAGACAACCCCACCTCGCCTGCGCCCATCTCGGCGCCGCCGGCGTCCGAGAGCAACACCGGCATGATGGTGGCGGTGCTGGCCGTCTTGCTGCTCATCGGCGGTGCCGTCTGGTTCTTCGCCTTCCGGGAGGGGCCCACGCCTCCGCAGGCCACTCCCGTGGCCGTCGAGCCCAACACGGACGAGACCGCCCTCGCTCCCGAGCTCCCACCCGAGGTGCCCGAGGCTGTCGTGGACGCTGGCACCGCCGCGGTGGTTCCAGAAGTGGCCGCCGTCCCCGTGCCCACGCACGACGTGTCCTTCACCACCACGCCGGCGGGTGCGGTGGTGCGCGTGAATGGCGAAGAGCGCGGCACCTCGCCGGTCAGCGTCGCGCTGCCCATCGGTCAGGAAGTGGTGGTCACGCTCAAGGCGCCCGGCTACGCCGAGGAGTCGCGCACCCTCACTGCCACCGAGACCACGGGCGCTCAGCGCGTCAGCCTCACCCGCCTGCCCTACGTGCTCAAGGTGGAGACCAACGCGCCCAACCCCACCATCGGGGCGCTGCGCCGCACGGCCAACGCCAGCGGCGAGATCGAGCTGCAGACCATTCCCGCCGTGTTCCAGCTGGCGGTCATGGCCGATGGCTTCGTGCGCGTGACACGCGACCTCCGCAGCGCCGAGTTCGTCGAAGAGAACGGCGCCATGCGCCTCACCGTGCAGGTGCAGCTGACGGCACGCGAAGCGCCCGTGCGCCCCACGCGAGCCGCCCCGGTCGAGGACCCCAGCAGCGTGCAGCTGCCGACCCCCACCATGATCTCCACGCCAGAGGCGGAGCCCGAACCCTCTGGCACGCCCGAGCCTGCACCCGCGCCGGCCCCTGCGCCCGAGCCCGCGCCGGCCCCCGCGCCTGCGCCGGCCCCTGCCGCCGGCGAGTGA
- a CDS encoding DUF3025 domain-containing protein, with protein MLADGRSPPLPPPSVPHDASPQAVMHVVRHAPVFAATRPIIESLVVDGRWPTLAELGQVAALRCEADQGPRRRRGLRPRAELYDAQIAERSVLPTRPENWHDLFNVVTWATFPLAKRALHARQFRRLAERVPEHFDKLPGARSEEQSALTQLDEGGMVISLPPSPGESAAAHAQRLEALLLSLQTLAIARVPLDAAHLAPFGAACRVFGHALHEHLALGGLTPRATLVVLPVPPEQLDAALAERLADESCPFRCAPASAWVTRTLDTTG; from the coding sequence GTGTTGGCTGACGGGCGCTCGCCGCCGTTGCCACCGCCCTCCGTGCCGCACGACGCATCGCCTCAGGCGGTGATGCACGTCGTTCGGCACGCGCCCGTCTTTGCGGCGACGCGGCCGATCATCGAGAGCCTGGTGGTGGACGGGCGCTGGCCCACGCTCGCCGAGCTCGGGCAGGTGGCCGCGCTGCGCTGCGAAGCCGACCAGGGTCCGCGTCGGCGACGGGGGCTGCGCCCGCGCGCGGAGCTCTACGACGCCCAGATCGCCGAGCGTTCTGTGCTCCCCACGCGCCCAGAGAACTGGCACGACCTCTTCAACGTGGTCACCTGGGCGACCTTCCCGCTGGCCAAGCGGGCGTTGCACGCGCGGCAGTTTCGGCGCCTGGCCGAGCGGGTCCCGGAGCACTTCGACAAGCTCCCCGGCGCGCGCAGCGAGGAGCAGAGCGCGCTCACGCAGCTGGACGAAGGCGGCATGGTGATCTCGCTTCCACCGTCACCCGGCGAGTCTGCCGCCGCCCACGCCCAGCGTCTCGAAGCGCTGCTGCTCTCCCTGCAGACGCTCGCCATCGCGCGGGTCCCGCTCGATGCCGCGCACCTCGCCCCCTTCGGCGCGGCTTGCCGTGTCTTCGGCCACGCGCTCCACGAGCACCTGGCCCTCGGCGGGCTCACGCCGCGCGCCACCCTCGTGGTCCTGCCGGTCCCGCCCGAACAGCTGGACGCCGCCCTGGCCGAGCGCCTGGCCGACGAGAGTTGCCCCTTCCGGTGTGCGCCCGCCAGCGCGTGGGTCACCCGAACCTTGGACACTACAGGCTGA
- a CDS encoding ArsA family ATPase: MAHLLDRKFLIVVGKGGVGKTTVSAALGLAGARRGKRTLICMTNVKERLSHMLDVPPIGSEIVNVAPNLDVVNMDPKVALEEYGLMILKVRALYKAVFENRVVRNFLRGTPGIEAWSMLGKAFFHVSPPSGAPDYDLVVLDAPATGHGLEMLRVPRVIHDVAPPGLLRKEADRALEMFRDPRQAGAVLVTLPEDMPANETIELHNALVSELQMSIGALVVNRKLPYLFQLSEAQALMDLPAKLGADSPAATLARAGRARVLREHVQRDSLAKLEAAIKAQRIELPHLFAPDWTRAHVDSLSRAFA, encoded by the coding sequence ATGGCGCACCTGCTGGACCGCAAGTTTCTGATCGTCGTCGGCAAGGGCGGCGTGGGCAAGACCACCGTCAGCGCGGCGCTCGGTCTGGCGGGCGCACGGCGTGGCAAGCGCACGTTGATCTGCATGACCAACGTCAAGGAGCGGCTCAGCCACATGCTGGACGTGCCGCCCATCGGCAGCGAGATCGTGAACGTCGCGCCGAACCTGGACGTGGTGAACATGGACCCGAAGGTCGCACTCGAAGAGTACGGTCTCATGATCCTGAAGGTGCGCGCGCTCTACAAGGCGGTCTTCGAGAACCGCGTGGTGCGTAACTTCCTGCGTGGCACACCCGGCATCGAGGCCTGGAGCATGCTGGGCAAGGCGTTCTTCCACGTGTCGCCGCCCAGCGGGGCGCCCGACTACGACCTGGTGGTGCTGGACGCACCGGCCACGGGCCACGGGCTCGAGATGCTGCGCGTGCCACGCGTCATCCACGACGTCGCCCCGCCGGGCCTGCTGCGCAAAGAGGCCGACCGCGCGCTCGAGATGTTCCGCGACCCGCGTCAGGCAGGCGCCGTGCTGGTGACGCTGCCCGAGGACATGCCGGCCAACGAGACCATCGAGCTGCACAACGCGCTGGTGAGCGAGCTGCAGATGAGCATCGGCGCGCTGGTGGTGAACCGCAAGCTGCCGTACCTCTTCCAGTTGAGCGAGGCGCAGGCGCTCATGGACCTGCCCGCCAAGCTGGGGGCTGACAGTCCGGCCGCCACCTTGGCCCGCGCCGGCCGGGCGCGCGTGCTGCGCGAGCACGTGCAGCGCGACAGCCTCGCGAAGCTGGAGGCTGCCATCAAGGCGCAGCGCATCGAGCTGCCGCACTTGTTCGCCCCGGACTGGACGCGCGCGCACGTGGACTCGCTCTCGCGCGCCTTCGCCTGA